In a genomic window of Streptomyces sp. NBC_01231:
- a CDS encoding NADH:flavin oxidoreductase, giving the protein MPSTTLDPLLQPFLLKHLTLRNRVVSTSHEPAFGEDGMPKDRYRAYHLEKARGGVGLTMIGGSAVVSPDSPPAFGNLLLYRDEIVPWLRRLADDVHEAGAAIMCQITHLGRRTSNFTGDWLPLVSASPLREPAHRSFPKAAEAWDLDRILGDYVAAAVRCRESGLDGIELEAYGHFLDSFLSPSTNHRDDEFGGSLENRMAFPRRVIQAVRAAVGPDVVVGIRMMLDENRPGGLQFDEAIAAAECFRDDGIDFISTIRGSLESDASLVKAIPPIGTPLGPFLDFTGEVKRRLSIPVMHAARIADVSTARHALREGLLDLVGMTRAQIADPHLVAKVKAGQEDRIRPCVGASYCLDAIYDSGDTKCIHNPASGRELHVPHLISPTIGRRRKAVVVGGGPAGLEAARVLGERGHDVVLFEASDQPGGQIRLAASNPRRGDLIQIVDWRMAECKHLGIDLRLGTYAEADDVLAEHPDLVIVATGGTPNRSFLTAGEHLVADTWDVMTGSLRRPRGDILVYDDHGGYPAMDATEVLTASPDVRIEYVTPERTLAPDVGSMNSPAYLRAFTAHGVTTSLAQRLRAVRRTQDGRLAATLYSEYTEAETERLVDHVIVEHGTLPNDELYFELIPGSTNLGEVDHRALLAHEDQKVARNGAGRYQLFRIGDAVAARNIHAAIYDALRLCLPV; this is encoded by the coding sequence GTGCCCTCAACCACCCTGGATCCTCTGCTCCAGCCCTTCCTGCTCAAGCACCTCACCCTGCGCAACCGCGTGGTCAGCACCTCCCACGAACCGGCGTTCGGCGAGGACGGCATGCCCAAGGACCGCTACCGGGCCTACCACCTCGAAAAGGCGCGGGGCGGGGTCGGCCTGACGATGATCGGCGGCTCGGCGGTGGTCTCCCCCGACAGCCCGCCCGCGTTCGGCAATCTGCTGCTGTACCGCGACGAGATCGTGCCGTGGCTGCGCCGGCTCGCCGACGACGTACACGAAGCCGGGGCCGCGATCATGTGCCAGATCACCCACCTCGGCCGCCGTACCAGCAACTTCACCGGTGACTGGCTCCCGTTGGTCTCCGCCTCACCACTGCGCGAACCCGCACACCGCTCCTTCCCCAAGGCCGCCGAGGCCTGGGACCTCGACCGGATCCTGGGCGACTACGTCGCCGCGGCGGTCCGTTGCCGGGAGAGCGGCCTCGACGGCATCGAGCTCGAGGCATACGGCCACTTCCTGGACAGCTTCCTGTCCCCCTCGACCAACCACCGCGACGACGAGTTCGGCGGCAGCCTCGAGAACCGCATGGCGTTCCCGCGCCGGGTGATCCAGGCCGTCCGCGCCGCGGTCGGCCCGGACGTCGTCGTCGGCATCCGGATGATGTTGGACGAGAACCGTCCCGGCGGACTGCAATTCGACGAGGCGATAGCCGCCGCAGAGTGCTTCCGCGACGACGGCATCGACTTCATCAGCACCATCCGCGGCTCCCTCGAGAGCGACGCGTCCCTGGTGAAGGCCATCCCGCCCATCGGCACCCCGCTCGGGCCGTTCCTGGACTTCACCGGCGAGGTCAAACGCAGGCTCTCCATCCCCGTGATGCACGCAGCACGCATCGCCGATGTCTCCACCGCACGGCACGCCCTGCGCGAAGGGCTCCTCGACCTGGTCGGCATGACCCGCGCACAGATCGCCGATCCGCACCTGGTCGCCAAGGTGAAAGCCGGGCAGGAGGACCGCATCCGCCCCTGCGTCGGAGCGAGTTACTGCCTCGACGCGATCTACGACTCCGGCGACACCAAGTGCATTCACAACCCGGCGTCCGGTCGCGAACTCCATGTACCACACCTCATCTCCCCCACCATCGGCCGCCGCCGCAAGGCAGTTGTCGTCGGAGGTGGTCCGGCCGGCCTGGAAGCGGCGCGCGTACTCGGCGAACGCGGCCACGACGTCGTCCTGTTCGAGGCGAGCGACCAGCCGGGCGGGCAGATCAGGCTCGCCGCGTCGAACCCCCGCCGGGGCGACCTCATCCAGATCGTCGACTGGCGCATGGCCGAGTGCAAACATCTCGGCATCGACCTCCGTCTCGGCACATACGCCGAAGCCGACGACGTCCTCGCCGAACACCCCGACCTCGTGATCGTCGCCACCGGAGGCACGCCCAACCGCAGCTTCCTCACCGCCGGCGAGCACCTGGTCGCCGACACCTGGGATGTGATGACCGGCTCCCTACGACGACCACGCGGCGACATCCTGGTCTACGACGACCACGGCGGCTACCCGGCGATGGACGCCACGGAGGTCCTCACCGCCTCGCCCGACGTCCGGATCGAATACGTCACCCCGGAACGCACCCTCGCCCCCGACGTCGGCAGCATGAACTCCCCCGCCTACCTACGGGCGTTCACCGCGCACGGCGTCACCACTTCACTCGCCCAGCGACTGCGCGCCGTACGCCGCACCCAGGACGGACGACTCGCCGCGACCCTCTACAGCGAGTACACCGAGGCCGAGACCGAACGGCTCGTGGACCACGTGATCGTGGAGCACGGAACGCTTCCCAACGACGAGCTGTACTTCGAACTCATCCCCGGCTCGACCAACCTCGGCGAGGTCGACCACCGCGCCCTGCTCGCACACGAGGACCAGAAGGTGGCCCGCAACGGGGCAGGCCGCTACCAGCTGTTCCGCATCGGCGACGCCGTCGCCGCCCGCAACATCCACGCCGCGATCTACGACGCGCTGCGGCTGTGCCTGCCGGTCTGA
- a CDS encoding IclR family transcriptional regulator, translating into MTSNGSRPRDHSVQSVDRAVSILQVLAKQGPSGVTEIATALDIHKSTVFRLLATLESRGLVEQDTERGRYRIGYTMIELAAGASNVSDLSVLGHSICQELAAAVGDTVNIAIRDGDDVISIDQAIGTSIMSIDWVGKRTPIHATSAGKLFMARMTPDEVAEIFAKQPEQYTPHTIVDRARLTAELETIRERGYSTTYEEQEIGLAAIAAPIHSLNGEIIAAVTLSGPTFRINENTAPHLAEQVMAASAKISWRRGHVKRG; encoded by the coding sequence ATGACCAGCAACGGGAGCCGCCCACGCGATCACTCGGTCCAGTCCGTCGATCGGGCGGTGTCGATCCTGCAGGTCTTGGCCAAACAGGGCCCCAGCGGCGTGACCGAGATCGCCACGGCACTGGACATTCACAAATCGACAGTGTTCCGACTGCTGGCGACGCTCGAGTCACGGGGCCTGGTCGAGCAGGACACCGAGCGCGGGCGGTACCGCATCGGCTACACGATGATCGAACTCGCGGCCGGCGCGAGCAATGTGAGCGACCTCTCCGTACTGGGCCACTCCATCTGTCAGGAGCTGGCCGCAGCCGTGGGCGACACCGTGAACATCGCGATCCGCGACGGCGACGACGTGATCAGCATCGACCAGGCGATCGGTACGTCGATCATGAGCATCGACTGGGTGGGCAAGCGCACCCCGATCCACGCCACCTCGGCGGGCAAGCTCTTCATGGCGCGCATGACCCCCGACGAGGTCGCGGAGATCTTCGCCAAGCAGCCCGAGCAGTACACCCCGCACACCATCGTCGACCGGGCGCGCCTCACGGCTGAGCTCGAAACGATCCGTGAACGGGGCTACTCCACCACCTACGAGGAGCAGGAGATCGGACTGGCCGCCATCGCCGCCCCGATCCACTCCCTGAACGGCGAGATCATCGCGGCCGTGACGCTGTCGGGGCCGACGTTCCGCATCAACGAGAACACCGCTCCTCACCTCGCGGAACAGGTGATGGCGGCGAGCGCGAAGATCTCCTGGCGCCGGGGGCACGTGAAGCGCGGCTGA
- a CDS encoding betaine/proline/choline family ABC transporter ATP-binding protein (Members of the family are the ATP-binding subunit of ABC transporters for substrates such as betaine, L-proline or other amino acids, choline, carnitine, etc. The substrate specificity is best determined from the substrate-binding subunit, rather than this subunit, as it interacts with the permease subunit and not with substrate directly.), giving the protein MVIEASRLEKVYGSASDGVHAVDGVTFDVAPGELFVIMGLSGSGKSTLLRMLNRLVEPTSGELRIDGRNVLSMGDADLRELRNRKINMVFQHFALFPHRTVRENAAYGMRLRGVSQSERLERADWALKTVGLGDRGDAYPDQLSGGQRQRVGLARALATDAEILLMDEPFSALDPLIRRDMQDLLLTLQHDLRRTIIFVTHDLNEAMRLGDRIMVMRDGRAVQLGTATDILHTPSCDYVRDFVSDVDRSRVLTASGIMREPLMTARADDDPDDVLRRLSNIEAGGVYVLDSDGHIAGVACDDRLARAVREGRTSLRECLVDEYERTDPDTLLVDLCPRVGRHTVPLAVTDDDGRLIGVVPRATLLTALSDARRTDATDPRKAAAHV; this is encoded by the coding sequence ATGGTGATTGAGGCATCCCGTCTTGAAAAGGTGTACGGCTCGGCGTCCGACGGAGTGCACGCGGTCGACGGCGTGACGTTCGACGTGGCACCCGGAGAGCTCTTCGTGATCATGGGACTGTCGGGTTCCGGCAAGTCGACCCTGCTCCGCATGCTCAACCGGCTGGTGGAACCCACCTCCGGCGAGCTTCGCATCGACGGCCGCAACGTACTTTCGATGGGCGACGCGGACCTCCGGGAACTCCGCAACCGCAAGATCAACATGGTCTTCCAGCACTTCGCGCTGTTCCCGCACCGCACAGTTCGCGAGAACGCCGCCTACGGCATGCGCCTACGCGGGGTGTCCCAGTCCGAGCGGCTGGAGCGCGCCGACTGGGCCCTGAAGACGGTCGGCCTCGGTGACCGCGGCGACGCGTACCCCGATCAGCTGTCCGGCGGTCAGCGACAGCGCGTGGGTCTGGCCCGTGCGCTGGCCACGGACGCCGAGATCCTGCTCATGGACGAGCCGTTCAGCGCACTCGACCCGCTGATCCGCCGGGACATGCAGGACCTGCTGCTGACCCTGCAACACGACCTGCGCCGAACGATCATCTTCGTCACCCACGACCTCAACGAGGCGATGCGACTGGGCGACCGGATCATGGTCATGCGGGACGGGCGCGCCGTACAGCTCGGCACTGCGACGGACATCCTGCACACGCCCTCGTGCGACTACGTCCGCGACTTCGTCTCCGATGTCGACCGCTCACGCGTGCTCACCGCGAGCGGCATCATGCGGGAGCCGCTGATGACGGCGCGCGCGGACGACGATCCCGACGACGTCCTGCGAAGGCTGTCGAACATCGAGGCCGGGGGCGTCTATGTCCTGGACTCCGACGGACACATCGCCGGCGTGGCGTGCGACGACCGGCTCGCCCGGGCGGTCCGGGAAGGCCGTACCTCCCTGCGTGAATGCCTGGTCGACGAGTACGAGCGGACCGACCCCGACACCCTGCTGGTGGACCTGTGCCCGCGGGTGGGGCGGCACACAGTGCCTCTAGCCGTCACCGATGACGACGGCCGTCTGATCGGCGTCGTTCCACGCGCCACGCTCCTCACGGCGCTGTCAGACGCCCGGAGGACGGACGCGACCGACCCCAGGAAGGCGGCGGCCCATGTCTAG
- a CDS encoding proline/glycine betaine ABC transporter permease, producing the protein MSSPLFTIDLGTPVSKAVDWLTLHLGGVFDAISSVMTELVNAVLFVLTAPHMLVVTAVFTVLAFLARKWGFAAFTVVAFLLIQGMGLWTEAMQSLAVVLVASVLAVAIGVPIGVWAARGPVASAVVRPVLDFMQTLPVFVYLIPAVFFFGIGLVPGVVATTVFAIPPAVRLTELGIRQVDKEVVEAAHAFGAKPRQILREVQLPLALPSIMAGVNQVIMLALSMVVIAGMVGAAGLGTVVVRGISQLDVGVGFQGGLAVVFLAIFLDRTTGALATPRRRRPRKNRAVSPPAAADEASTLAPEPAVTASA; encoded by the coding sequence ATGTCTAGCCCCTTGTTCACCATCGACCTCGGCACACCGGTCAGTAAAGCCGTCGACTGGCTGACCCTGCACCTGGGCGGCGTCTTCGACGCCATCTCCTCGGTGATGACGGAGCTGGTCAACGCCGTGCTATTCGTGCTGACCGCACCGCACATGCTTGTCGTGACGGCGGTGTTCACGGTCCTAGCCTTCCTTGCCCGCAAGTGGGGCTTCGCCGCCTTCACCGTCGTTGCCTTCCTGCTCATCCAGGGCATGGGCCTGTGGACCGAGGCGATGCAGTCCCTCGCGGTCGTCCTCGTGGCGTCCGTCCTCGCCGTGGCCATCGGGGTGCCGATTGGGGTATGGGCCGCCCGGGGCCCGGTGGCCAGCGCCGTCGTCCGGCCGGTGCTCGACTTCATGCAGACCCTGCCGGTGTTCGTGTATCTCATCCCGGCCGTGTTCTTCTTCGGTATCGGCCTCGTCCCCGGAGTCGTCGCGACCACCGTCTTCGCCATCCCGCCGGCCGTCCGCCTCACCGAACTGGGCATCCGGCAGGTCGACAAGGAGGTCGTCGAGGCCGCGCACGCCTTCGGCGCCAAGCCACGCCAGATCCTGCGAGAGGTTCAACTCCCGCTCGCCCTGCCCTCGATCATGGCCGGCGTCAACCAGGTGATCATGCTGGCGCTGTCCATGGTGGTCATCGCCGGCATGGTCGGCGCCGCCGGCCTGGGCACCGTCGTCGTCCGCGGCATCAGCCAACTCGACGTGGGCGTCGGCTTCCAGGGCGGCCTGGCCGTCGTCTTCCTCGCGATCTTCCTCGACCGGACCACAGGTGCCCTGGCCACACCGAGGCGACGCCGGCCCCGCAAGAACCGCGCCGTTTCCCCCCCGGCCGCTGCCGACGAGGCCTCCACCCTCGCCCCCGAACCCGCCGTCACCGCTTCGGCGTGA
- a CDS encoding glycine betaine ABC transporter substrate-binding protein — protein MNRTSRRPRGKLLLGCIAAALTLVTTACSGQTASVDSGSGGDSGDSKTLKIAAVEGWDEDTAATCLWKQILEDKGYKVDVQSLDIASTFAGVANKQIDLYLDAWLPSTHSTYWKKLGSKLERVGAWYSPADLNLTVPTYVKDVNTIADLKTHASEFGGQIVGIEAGSGLMRLTRESVMPAYGLKDDYQLTESSTSAMLSALQTDIAKKKPIVVTLWRPHWAYAKLPLKVLKDTKGAYGKPDKAEVVASKGFSADHPEVAGWLKNFKLSSDQLGSLELLIQEKGQGHEQEAAKEWISKNQTVVDSWLK, from the coding sequence ATGAACCGCACCTCACGCCGCCCCCGCGGCAAGCTTCTTCTCGGCTGTATCGCCGCCGCGCTCACCCTGGTCACGACCGCGTGCAGCGGACAGACCGCGTCCGTGGACTCCGGCTCCGGAGGGGACAGCGGAGACTCGAAGACGCTGAAGATCGCCGCCGTCGAGGGCTGGGACGAGGACACCGCCGCCACCTGCCTGTGGAAGCAGATCCTCGAGGACAAGGGCTACAAGGTCGACGTCCAGTCATTGGACATCGCCAGCACCTTCGCCGGTGTCGCCAACAAGCAGATCGATCTCTACCTCGACGCGTGGCTGCCCTCCACCCACTCCACGTACTGGAAGAAGCTCGGCTCCAAGCTGGAGAGGGTCGGCGCCTGGTACTCACCTGCCGACCTCAACCTGACCGTCCCCACCTACGTCAAGGACGTCAACACGATCGCCGACCTCAAGACGCACGCCTCCGAGTTCGGCGGCCAGATCGTCGGCATCGAAGCAGGGTCCGGCCTGATGCGGCTCACGCGTGAGAGCGTCATGCCCGCCTACGGTCTCAAGGACGACTACCAGCTGACCGAGAGCAGCACCTCCGCCATGCTCTCCGCGCTGCAGACCGACATCGCGAAGAAGAAGCCGATCGTGGTCACCCTGTGGCGACCGCACTGGGCGTACGCCAAGCTCCCCCTGAAGGTCCTCAAGGACACCAAGGGCGCCTACGGCAAGCCCGACAAGGCCGAGGTCGTCGCCTCCAAGGGCTTCAGTGCCGACCACCCCGAAGTGGCTGGCTGGCTGAAGAACTTCAAGCTCAGCTCGGACCAACTGGGCAGCCTTGAACTGCTGATCCAGGAGAAGGGCCAGGGGCACGAGCAGGAAGCCGCCAAGGAATGGATCAGCAAGAACCAGACGGTCGTCGACTCCTGGCTGAAGTGA
- a CDS encoding alcohol dehydrogenase family protein — MAAVLLTGHGGLERLEYRTDVQVPRPKKGEVLIQVAAAGVNNTDVNTRIGWYSKAVTSETGEGGAAGFDSVDEVDATWSGTALEFPRIQGADVCGRIFDVGEGVSRGRIGERVLVRNMLRTPVDYRPYECWTFGSECDGGFAQFTVAPAREVHAVHSIWSDEELAAVPCAYSTSENMLHRAAVGPERVLVTGASGGVGLAAVQLAKRRGATVTAVCSAAKAAGVVAQGADRIVDRGADLMSALGRASFDVVIDVVGGPQVAHLLDLLRPGGRYAVAGAIAGPTAEIDLRTLYLRDLALFGCTFQEDEVFENLIGYIERGEVRPVVSRTYPLKEIARAQEEFLTKEHLGKLVLVPPPVEESTA; from the coding sequence ATGGCCGCCGTCCTCCTCACCGGCCACGGTGGGCTGGAAAGACTCGAGTACCGGACAGACGTACAGGTCCCGCGCCCCAAAAAGGGCGAGGTGCTGATTCAGGTGGCCGCCGCCGGAGTCAACAACACGGACGTGAACACGCGGATCGGTTGGTACTCAAAGGCGGTCACTTCTGAGACCGGTGAAGGCGGAGCAGCGGGGTTCGACTCCGTCGACGAGGTGGACGCCACGTGGTCGGGTACAGCTCTCGAATTCCCGCGCATCCAGGGTGCGGACGTGTGTGGCCGCATTTTCGATGTGGGCGAGGGAGTTTCGCGCGGTCGTATCGGTGAACGAGTCCTGGTCCGGAACATGCTGCGCACGCCCGTCGACTACCGGCCGTACGAGTGCTGGACCTTCGGCAGCGAATGTGACGGCGGATTCGCGCAGTTCACGGTCGCTCCCGCGCGGGAAGTGCATGCCGTTCACAGTATCTGGAGCGACGAGGAGCTCGCGGCTGTGCCGTGTGCCTATTCGACCTCGGAGAACATGTTGCACCGGGCCGCGGTCGGGCCGGAGCGGGTGCTGGTGACCGGCGCCTCGGGAGGAGTCGGACTCGCCGCGGTGCAGCTCGCGAAACGCCGGGGCGCCACGGTCACCGCGGTCTGCTCGGCCGCGAAGGCCGCCGGCGTCGTGGCGCAGGGGGCTGACCGGATCGTCGATCGGGGCGCGGATCTGATGAGTGCCCTGGGCAGAGCATCCTTCGACGTCGTGATCGACGTCGTCGGCGGCCCGCAGGTCGCGCACCTGCTGGACCTGCTCCGCCCGGGCGGTCGTTACGCCGTGGCAGGTGCCATCGCAGGGCCGACCGCGGAGATCGATCTGCGCACGCTGTACCTGAGGGACCTTGCGCTCTTCGGCTGCACGTTCCAGGAGGACGAAGTGTTCGAGAACCTCATCGGCTACATCGAACGCGGCGAAGTGCGGCCGGTCGTCTCCCGCACGTACCCCCTGAAAGAGATCGCTCGCGCGCAGGAGGAATTCCTCACGAAGGAACACCTCGGAAAGTTGGTGCTCGTCCCGCCGCCCGTCGAAGAGAGCACGGCATGA
- a CDS encoding S-(hydroxymethyl)mycothiol dehydrogenase — protein MAQEVRGVIAPGKGEPVRIETIVVPDPGPGEAVVQVQACGVCHTDLHYKQGGISADFPFLLGHEAAGVVESVGDGVTDVEPGDFVILNWRAVCGSCRACLRGRPWYCFNTHNAKQKMTLTDGTELSPALGIGAFAEKTLVAAGQCTKVDPAVSAAVAGLLGCGVMAGIGAAINTGNVGRGDTVAVIGCGGVGDAAIAGARLAGAAKIIAVDIDDRKLETARRMGATHTVNSRETEAVGAIKDLTGGFGADVVIEAVGRPETYRQAFYARDLAGTVVLVGVPTPDMQLELPLLDVFGRGGALKSSWYGDCLPSRDFPVLIDLHLQGRLDLESFVTETISLDEVEKAFARMHDGDVLRSVVIL, from the coding sequence ATGGCACAGGAAGTACGCGGCGTCATCGCGCCGGGCAAGGGCGAGCCGGTACGGATAGAGACGATCGTCGTGCCCGATCCTGGTCCGGGCGAGGCGGTGGTCCAGGTGCAGGCCTGCGGGGTGTGTCACACCGACCTGCACTACAAACAGGGAGGCATCAGCGCCGACTTCCCCTTCCTGCTGGGCCACGAGGCCGCCGGCGTCGTGGAGTCCGTCGGCGACGGCGTGACCGATGTCGAGCCGGGCGATTTCGTGATCCTCAACTGGCGTGCGGTGTGCGGGAGTTGCCGGGCCTGCCTGCGTGGACGCCCCTGGTACTGCTTCAACACCCACAACGCGAAGCAGAAGATGACCCTCACCGACGGCACCGAACTGTCGCCCGCCCTCGGCATCGGAGCCTTCGCGGAGAAGACGCTGGTGGCGGCCGGACAGTGCACGAAGGTCGACCCAGCAGTGTCCGCGGCCGTCGCCGGGCTGCTCGGCTGCGGAGTGATGGCCGGCATCGGCGCGGCGATCAACACCGGCAATGTCGGACGCGGGGACACCGTCGCGGTGATCGGCTGCGGCGGTGTCGGCGACGCGGCGATCGCCGGAGCCCGGCTGGCGGGCGCGGCGAAGATCATCGCCGTCGACATCGACGACCGGAAACTGGAGACGGCGCGCAGGATGGGCGCCACCCACACCGTCAACTCCCGCGAGACCGAGGCCGTCGGCGCGATCAAAGACCTGACCGGCGGCTTCGGAGCCGATGTGGTCATCGAGGCGGTCGGCCGCCCCGAGACGTACCGGCAGGCGTTCTACGCCCGCGACCTGGCCGGCACGGTCGTCCTGGTCGGCGTGCCCACCCCGGACATGCAGCTCGAACTCCCGCTCCTGGACGTCTTCGGCCGCGGCGGCGCGCTCAAGTCCTCCTGGTACGGCGACTGCCTCCCGTCCCGGGACTTCCCGGTGCTGATCGACCTGCATCTGCAGGGGCGTCTGGACCTGGAGTCCTTCGTCACCGAGACGATCTCCCTGGACGAGGTGGAGAAGGCATTCGCCAGGATGCACGACGGTGACGTCCTGCGCTCGGTGGTGATCCTGTGA
- a CDS encoding MBL fold metallo-hydrolase, whose product MTAAVRIDHLVTSGTFSLDGGTWDVDNNVWIVGDDAEAIVIDAAHDAQAIVQALGDRTLRAIVCTHAHDDHVNVAPELAARTGAPILLHPDDDALWKQTHPDRTPDGPLAHGQRLAVAGTGLVVLHTPGHAPGAVCLYAPALGSVFTGDTLFQSGPGATGRSFSDFPTIIRSIRDQLLTLPPETTVNTGHGVSTTIGTEAPHLQEWVDRGH is encoded by the coding sequence GTGACCGCGGCCGTACGCATCGACCACCTGGTCACCTCGGGAACGTTCTCGCTGGACGGCGGTACCTGGGACGTCGACAACAACGTCTGGATCGTCGGCGACGACGCCGAGGCGATCGTCATCGACGCTGCCCACGACGCGCAGGCCATAGTGCAGGCACTGGGGGACCGGACGCTACGTGCCATCGTGTGCACCCACGCCCACGACGACCACGTCAACGTGGCCCCGGAGCTCGCCGCCCGCACCGGCGCACCGATCCTGCTCCACCCCGATGATGACGCGCTGTGGAAGCAGACCCACCCCGACCGCACCCCCGACGGGCCCCTCGCCCACGGGCAGCGCCTGGCCGTGGCCGGCACGGGACTGGTCGTCCTCCACACGCCCGGTCACGCCCCGGGTGCCGTCTGCCTGTATGCGCCCGCATTGGGGTCCGTGTTCACGGGAGACACCCTCTTCCAGAGCGGCCCGGGCGCCACCGGGAGGTCGTTCTCTGACTTCCCCACCATCATCCGCTCGATCCGCGACCAACTGCTCACCCTGCCTCCAGAGACGACCGTCAACACCGGACACGGCGTCTCGACCACGATCGGCACGGAGGCCCCGCACCTCCAGGAGTGGGTCGATCGAGGCCACTGA
- a CDS encoding FAD-dependent oxidoreductase has product MKDVVIVGGGIAGLAAGWRLRHWDTLLLESEGRVGGRIRSERRGPYWLNWGGHVYAGGNSATSWLLSSTGVDSVPVPGSLAGLSMNGKLLLKGRVESYPFRVPMPMPARVGMVKAGAKVAVQVARYARIVQRRPGEDEAQHQQRIYDFMNDRSFKDFIGDLPEDAEALFKPTVTRSAADIDQLSAGAGVGYFSLVWNIGGGLSQSILGGPSTLTESIAVALSDRVRLNAGVEEIVHKRNSVVVRYRQDGVEQEVEARYVILATPATVTRRVAVDLDPDVREVLSKIVYGPYVSAAFLSNETGRQVWDDAYGIATPKRSFNVALNMSNVVHGYERERRPGSSIMTFSPGSLARELLEHDDEKIRQIYLDDLDQVLPGFADKVVEAEVQRWPTGAPYCFPGRGKLQQALTRRSGRVFLAGDYLGTFYTETAIRTGLSAAQEARSLLATERQTAGRSLASAPAIP; this is encoded by the coding sequence ATGAAAGACGTAGTGATCGTGGGTGGCGGCATCGCGGGACTGGCCGCGGGCTGGAGGCTGCGGCACTGGGACACGCTCCTGCTCGAGTCGGAGGGGCGGGTCGGCGGCCGCATCCGCTCGGAGCGCCGAGGACCGTACTGGCTCAACTGGGGCGGGCATGTGTACGCCGGCGGGAACTCGGCGACGTCGTGGCTGCTGAGCAGCACGGGTGTCGATTCGGTGCCGGTGCCGGGCTCGCTGGCCGGGCTGTCGATGAACGGCAAGCTGTTGCTGAAGGGCAGGGTGGAGAGCTACCCGTTCCGCGTCCCGATGCCGATGCCGGCGCGGGTCGGCATGGTCAAGGCGGGCGCCAAGGTCGCCGTGCAGGTGGCCCGTTACGCCCGGATCGTGCAGCGGCGGCCGGGTGAGGATGAGGCGCAGCACCAGCAGCGGATCTACGACTTCATGAACGACCGCTCCTTCAAGGACTTCATCGGCGACCTGCCCGAGGACGCCGAGGCGCTGTTCAAGCCGACGGTGACGCGGTCGGCCGCCGACATCGACCAGTTGTCGGCCGGTGCGGGGGTGGGCTACTTCAGCCTGGTGTGGAACATCGGCGGTGGTCTCTCACAGAGCATCTTGGGCGGTCCGTCGACCCTGACCGAGTCGATCGCCGTGGCGCTGTCGGACCGGGTGCGCCTCAACGCGGGCGTCGAGGAGATCGTGCACAAGCGCAACTCGGTCGTGGTGCGTTACCGGCAGGACGGTGTCGAGCAGGAGGTCGAGGCGCGCTACGTGATCCTGGCCACGCCGGCGACCGTCACACGCCGGGTAGCGGTCGATCTCGACCCTGACGTCCGCGAGGTCCTGTCGAAGATCGTCTACGGCCCGTATGTGAGTGCGGCGTTCCTCAGCAACGAGACCGGGCGTCAGGTCTGGGACGACGCCTACGGCATCGCGACGCCGAAACGGTCCTTCAACGTCGCGCTGAACATGTCGAACGTCGTGCACGGTTACGAGCGGGAGCGCCGGCCCGGCAGCAGCATCATGACCTTCTCGCCGGGCAGCCTGGCGCGCGAGTTGCTGGAGCACGACGACGAGAAGATCCGTCAGATCTACCTCGACGATCTGGACCAGGTCCTGCCCGGCTTCGCCGACAAGGTCGTCGAGGCGGAGGTGCAGCGCTGGCCCACGGGTGCGCCGTACTGCTTCCCCGGCCGCGGGAAGCTGCAGCAGGCGCTGACGCGCCGCAGCGGCCGGGTGTTCCTGGCCGGTGACTACCTCGGCACCTTCTACACCGAGACCGCGATCCGGACCGGTCTGTCCGCCGCGCAGGAGGCACGGAGCCTGCTGGCCACCGAACGCCAGACCGCGGGGCGGAGCCTCGCGTCGGCCCCCGCCATCCCGTAA